The Akkermansiaceae bacterium genome has a window encoding:
- a CDS encoding PEP-CTERM sorting domain-containing protein (PEP-CTERM proteins occur, often in large numbers, in the proteomes of bacteria that also encode an exosortase, a predicted intramembrane cysteine proteinase. The presence of a PEP-CTERM domain at a protein's C-terminus predicts cleavage within the sorting domain, followed by covalent anchoring to some some component of the (usually Gram-negative) cell surface. Many PEP-CTERM proteins exhibit an unusual sequence composition that includes large numbers of potential glycosylation sites. Expression of one such protein has been shown restore the ability of a bacterium to form floc, a type of biofilm.): MKTKNILTGLALAAGLTGAAGAAIVAGDVIAINFGTTATGNNAFTTVDTADTATTAFSGHALNGGVLRNTLGANITGVDFSITNMTGDNAGEAASAAETQWISNDSGGTGRITDGDAVIDGSGDRAYATLTFTGLDNALTYDFSAVHSNNDNFSALWQEVGNVSNTQGPNLASISFTGLSTDGSGKISFYMIRRNNIDGSHVAVDNITLTAVPEPSTTALLGLGGLALILRRRK; encoded by the coding sequence ATGAAAACAAAGAACATACTTACAGGGTTAGCACTTGCCGCTGGGCTGACTGGGGCAGCTGGTGCTGCAATAGTTGCGGGTGATGTCATCGCAATCAACTTCGGGACCACGGCGACAGGAAACAATGCGTTCACAACTGTGGATACAGCTGATACTGCGACCACAGCATTCTCTGGGCACGCACTCAACGGCGGTGTGCTGCGTAATACACTTGGTGCCAACATCACTGGTGTCGATTTCAGTATTACCAACATGACTGGCGACAATGCCGGTGAGGCAGCATCTGCTGCTGAGACACAATGGATTTCCAATGATTCTGGCGGCACTGGTCGTATCACGGACGGAGATGCAGTTATCGATGGATCGGGTGATCGTGCTTATGCCACTCTGACTTTCACTGGGTTGGACAATGCTTTGACCTATGATTTTTCAGCGGTCCATTCAAACAATGATAATTTTTCCGCTCTCTGGCAAGAGGTGGGGAATGTTTCGAATACCCAAGGCCCCAATTTGGCATCAATCTCATTTACTGGTCTCAGCACCGATGGCAGTGGAAAGATCTCATTCTACATGATTCGCCGGAATAACATCGATGGTAGTCATGTCGCTGTGGATAATATTACTCTGACAGCGGTCCCCGAGCCATCGACCACAGCCCTCCTCGGCCTCGGCGGTCTGGCGCTGATCCTGCGTCGCAGGAAGTAG